The segment CAGAATCACGGAGAAGAAGATCGGATGAACGTTATCGTCACCCTGACCGCCCTGAACGAGGCCAAAAACATCGGCCGTGTTATTACGGCCATCCGGGAAAGCGGCTATGGATGCATCCTGGTGGATGACGGTTCCACCGATAACACCCGGGAGATTGCCGCCTCCCTGGGCGCAGCGGTCATCCGCCACGCGGTCAACCTCGGGCAGGGCTACGCGGTGCTGACCAGCTTCAAGGCGGCCCTGACGGAGGACTGCGACATCATCATTGAAATGGATGCCGACGGACAGCACGATCCGGCGCAGATTCCCCGGTTCATTGAAAAACTGGAAACCACCCGCGCCGATATCGTGGTCGGTTCCCGCATTCTCGGCTCAAACTACAGCACCGCCCCGTTTTTCCGCAGAACGTTTCTGCCGTATTTCACCTGGATCATCAACCGGCTCAGCGGCTATACCATGACGGATTCCATGTGCGGCTTCCGGGCCTTCCGGAAAGAATCCCTGGTCCGGGTGGCGGGGCTGCTCAACGACATGCTGGAACCCCAGTACCTGGCGGCGGAAATGTTTCTGCGTTTCGCCAGGGCCGGCCTGACCGTGGCCGAAGTTCCCATCGATCTTAAGGAACGTTCCAGCGGTATTTCGTATAAAGGACTGGCGCGCTATGGTTTTGGCGTCATTAAAGCCATCACCCGCGTGCTGGTCGACAAATCTTACCGACATTTGAGGCAGCCATGCGAATAACACCCGTAACCGTCTTTATCGCCTTTTTTGCGGTTCTTATTATTGCCGTGGTTCTCTCCAAGATCAAAAAAGAGACCATCGGTATCCGTTCCGCCGTGGTGTGGCTCTGTCTGATGAGCGGCATCGGTTTCTTCGGGCTCTTCCCTGAACTGCTGGACTGGTTCATCCGGCTGGTTCATCTGGAGGAAAGGCTGCTGTTCGTTCTGCTGTCGGCTATCTTCATCCTTCTGGCCCTGATCTTCAACCTCAGCACCCGATTCGACCGGATGGAGCGTAACTGGGCCAAAACCATTCAGGAACTGGCGCTGCTCACCTACCAGCTGGAGAAAAAGGACAAGGAAAGCAAAAAATGAACGCGGGTCTCAATAACTGCCGGATACTGCTGTTAAACCCGCGGATATCCGGAGACGTACGCTACGGTAAATTCAAATCCGTGGGAAGCTACCTGCCGCCTTACGGGCTGCTGTCCATCGCCGGTGTCCTGGAAGAAAAGGGCCATATCGTTCGCGTCATCGACGCCGATACCCAGCAGGGATTGACGCTGGACAATATCCGGAAAATCATTGTCGATTTCAAGCCGGATATCATCGGCATGACCGCATACTCGATCGCCAGACGGCAGGTGATCGATACCGCCGTCTTTATCAAAAGCATATCGCCGGCGGTCATCGTTGTCGGCGGTCCTCATGTCATCGTCTTTCCGGAAGATCTGGCCGATTGTGACAGTATCGATATCCTCGCTTACGGCGAGGGCGAGTACACCATGTCCGACATAGCCGACTATTATTTATCGCTCAAAGACATTTCACAAATAGACGGAATCTTATACCGAAAAGACGGGCAGGTCATCAAAACGAAAAACAGAGAATTTATCAGCGATCTTGATTCCCTGCCCTATCCCGCCTATCACCTGCTCGACAATCTTGAAGATTACAAGCCCATGCAGCTTCTATATAAACGGCTGCCGATGGTGACCTTTATCACGGGAAGGGGCTGCCCCTTTAATTGTATTTTCTGCAATTCCATATGGGGCAAAAAAATAAGATTGAATTCACCGGAATATATTGCCGGTTTCATAAGAAAAATGGTGCGGGATCACCATATCAGGGAAATCCTGTTTTATGAGGATACCTTCCTGATCGATAAAAAACGAATCGAAATATTATGTGACATCCTCATCAATGAAAACATAAAAATTGTCTGGTCCTGTTCGGCCAATGTCAGAACCGTGGACAAACCGATTTTATTGAAAATGAAACAGGCGGGCTGCTGGCTGATTTCTTTCGGGATCGAGAGCGGGAACAATGACGTCCTGAAATTCATTAAAAAACCGTTAACCGTGGAAGAATCCAGACAGGCCTGCCGCTGGGCGAATGAAGCAGGCCTTAAAATCAGGGGGTTCTTCATCATCGGTCATCTGGTCGATACCAGGCAGACCATACGAGATACGATTAATCTGGCCAAGTCGCTGCCCCTCTTCACGGTGAATATCTGTATTCTGCAGCTTCTGCCGGGTTCAAAGGTCCGGGAAATAGCGCACGACTATGGAGAGGTGAACTACGACCTTTCCCTGGGCACCGGTCATCCCGGCGACACCTTGAGTTTCGTGCCCAAGGGGCTGACCGTGGAATATTTACATAAAATGCAGCGCCAGGCCTATTTTGAATTTTTTGTCAGGCCCGTTCAGGTGTGGCGACTGGTCAGATCCATTGACTCCCTGGAGGATGTGAAGAAATACGTTGTGCTGCTGAGAACCTTTCTGGGGTTGTATTTATAAAAATTGATCTTCAAATATATCATCCGTATACTATTTTCCTGCCTGATACTCGTTTATATCAGCGGCAAGGTCGACTGGCGGATCATAGCCGAGATTCTCAGCCGCACCGATATGTTCTGGTATTTTCTGTCCACCGGCGTCATGCTGGTGTGCGCCTTTATCGCCACCGCTAAATTTCATCGGCTGATACGAAAAACCCATCTGTCGCTTTCGATGGCGCGCCTGATGGTCATCTTTTTCATTGGCCAGTTCTTCGCGCTGTTTCTGCCCATGGCCGTGGGGACCGAGGCGGTGCGCTGGTATAAGGTCACCCGCGGCAAGCAGGGCAAGAGTTTTTTCCTGGCCGTCACCGCCTATGAACGGATTCTGTTCGTCCTGACGATGATCGGCTTCGGCCTGATCCCGCTGCTGTTTGATCATGGGACCCCGGGGATAACCGTCCTGCGAGACCGGCTGATCCCGCTGGCACTGGGCGCCGGTACCATCCTGATGGGCGGCTGGCTGTATCTCTTCAACGCCAAAGTCCAATCCGTCACCAACCGTTTTCTCAAAAAAACATTACACCTCAAAGAGAGCAGCCGGCTTTATCTGCTAATGAATAATCTGGAGCTCAAGGACCGGTCATGGAAACTGCTGGGTCTACTGTTTTTTTTGACCGTCTGCTGGCAAATCTTCTATATCGTCCGCATCTACTTTCTGTTTTTCGCCATGGGGTTATCCTTCGGAATTGTACAGGCCGCCTGGATGGGTTCGCTGGTGCTGATGATCCAGGTGCTGCCCGTCACCTTCGCCGGCCTGGGGCTTCGCGAGGGGGCCTATGCCTACCTTTTCACGCTATACGGTCTGCCTTCGGAACAGGGCGTTGTCGTGGGGCTGCTGTTTTTCACGCAGATGCTGGTTTTCGCCTTCATCGGCGGCATTTTAAACCTGCTTGAAAAATGAAAATACGGTTTAAGTTTTAAGTTTTAAGTTTTAAGTATTAAGTATTAAGTTTTAAGCGTCCGAACCGGGCCGGGCACGGAACCAAACCGACAACTAACAATGACTTGCAGTCTTGTTAGTCAGAAGGTTTAAGGGAAAAGGGGTTGAAGGGAAGAAGCGTTTCAGGTGATAATATCCGGATGCTGAATCATCATCTAACGGTTACCCCTTCGCCGGTATCGGGCTTTGGCCGCGTGCTTCGGTTGCTGCCGGCGGTTATCATCCTGGCAGCCCTGGCCCTGGTGACATATGCCAACACCTTTACCGCGCCGTTTGTTTTTGACGACCTCCCCCATATCACGGAAAACCCCTGCATCCGGGTGAGCGAGATTACGCCGGGAGCAATGATCCGGATACTGGACAGCCGGTTAATCACCCGCCCACTGGCCAACTTCAGCCTGGCCGTCAACTTCTTCTTTCACCAATACGACGTCAGAGGATATCACGCGGTCAACCTGGCCATCCATATTATTACCGCCCTGCTGGTGATGCTGGTGGCCCGGGAAACCTTGCGGCTAGGCGGATACGATACCACCTGGACCCCGCTTCTGGCCGCGGCCCTGTGGCTGGTCAACCCTGTCCACACCCAATCGGTCACCTATATCGTCCAGCGCATGAATTCAATGGCGGCTCTGTTCTATCTGCTGGCCCTGTACCTGTATATCCGGGCGCGGATGAACGCCGGGAGTAGTCAGGGCCGGAGCATCCTGCTGTACGCCCTCTGCCTGACGGCCGCCGTCCTGGCCCTGGCCTCCAAGGAAAACGCCGCCACCCTGATAGTGGTTCTGCCGCTGTATGAATGGTTTTTCTTTTACCGCCCGGGCACCGCCCGGCCGAAGCATTGGCTCTTTGGCACAGAGCTGGCGGCCGCGTTTCTCATCGCCCTGGCCATCCTTTACCTGGGGCTAAACCCGGACATGCTTCACGGCCGATTCAACCGGCTGGGCTTTACCATGGGCCAGCGGCTGCTGACCGAAGCCGGTGTGGTCATTTATTATGTCAGCCTGATCTTTTTCCCCCATCCGGCCCGTCTCAACCTGGATCCGGACTTTCCTCTCTCGCGGGCCATGACGGCTCCCCTTTCCACATTTCCGGCCATGATTGCCCTGGGCCTGATGCTGGCGGCGGCCCTGTACGGCGCCCGGCGGCACCGCCTCTGCTCCTTTGCCGCTCTCTGGTTTCTGATCACCCTGTCCATCGAGTCGTCCGTCCTACCTCTGGCGCTGATCTATGAACACCGCACCTACCTGCCCTCGGTCTTTCCGCTGATCGCCCTGACGGCTTTCGCCGACCGGCACATCCGCCCCCAATTCGCGGCCGTCGTCCTTCTAAGCCTCTGCATCGGCGTCTGCGGCTTCTGGACATACCGGCGAAACGCGGTCTGGACGGATGCGATCCGTTTGTGGCAAGATACCGCCGCTAAATCCCCAGGCCAAGCCAGGCCTTACTGCAATATCGGGTCCGAACTGCTGCTGGCCGGAAAACCCGGAGAAGCCATCGCCCCCCTGGCCCGGGGGCTGGTGCTGGACCCTTATTACACGGACATCCACAACGCCATGGCCATCGCCTGCCATCTGACCGGCAACGACGAAAAAGCCCTGGCCCATTGCCGCGCGGCCCTTGATACCGACCCCGGCCATCTCGAAGCCCTCAACACCATGGGTTTCATCCTGCGGGAGCAGGGGAACCTGGACCAGGCCCGGGAGCGCTTCGACCGGGTGCTGGAACAAACACCGGACAACTTCGAGGCGCTCATGAATTTGGGACTGATCGAACGGGCCCGTAAAGATATTCCCGGGGCCGTGTCATGGTTCCAAAAAGCCGTTGCGATTCATCCCGCCAACGACCAGGCGCTCTATTATCTGAGCAGCAGCCTGGCGCAAAGCGGCCGGACCGATGAGGCCATCGAATACCTGCAAAAGGCACGGAAACTTTCACCAAACGATCCCGCCCTGATCTGGGAAATGGTCCTGATCTTCAGCGAGGCCGGCAATTACGGAAAAGCCGCCGAATGGATGGAAACCCTGGTCGCCTTACAGGCGGGCAACCCCAAACTTCTTTACAACCTGGCCTGCCTGTATGCCCTGCAGCACGACCGGAGCAGAGCCGTGGAGACCCTGCGAAAAGCCGTGGACGGCGGATATAACGACTGGCCGCGGCTGCGGACCGATAAAGACCTTGAAAATATCAGGGGCACAACGTATTATCAAAATTTAATTCAAAACCATTGATATCCGGCATGGCGACGTCTTCCTTCAACAAATTCAATAGCCTCCACACCGGAGCGGCGATAATCCTGATGGCGGTTTTGGCGCTGCTGACCTACGCCAACACCTTTACCACGCCGTTTGTTTTCGATGATCTGCCCCATATCGTCGAGAACGCCCGGATCCGGTTCACGCCGTCCATTCCGGGAAGCGCCTCCCGCCTGATGGAAGTGCTCACCTCCACCCGGTCCCTGGCCTTCCTCACTTTTGCCCTCAATTACTATTTTCACGGGTATGACGTCCGGGGCTTTCATGCCGTCAACCTGATCATTCATCTCATCACGGCCCTGCTCGTGTTCCTGGTCGCCCGGCGCACCCTGCGCCTGTGCAATGCCGGAAACGACCCGGCCGCGCTGCTGGCCGCGGCCCTGTGGCTGGTCAACCCGGTTCACACCCAGTCGGTCACGTATATCGTCCAACGTATGAACGCCATGGCGGCCATGTTCTATATGCTGGCCCTGTACCTGTATATCCGGACACGGATGAAGACCGGCGGGAGCCACGGCCGCGTCCGGGACGCCCTGGGGTACGTCCTCTGCCTGGCGGCGACCGCCCTCGCCCTGGCCTCCAAGGAAAACGCCGTCACCCTGCCGGTGGTTCTGCTGCTGTATGAATGGTACTTCTTTCAGAACCTGGACCGGACCTGGCTGAAAAAGCAGCTTCCCTGGATGGGGATTGCGGCGGCCGCGGCCGCGGCGCTGGTCCTTTTTCTGATGCGGGAGACCTCCCTGGCCGGAATACTCAATGATCTCTACGACCAGCAGGGGTTCACCATGGGACAGCGGCTGTTGAGCGAAGCCGGCGTGGTCGTCTACTATATCAGCCTGCTGATCTTTCCCCACCCGGGCCGGCTGGTCATCAATTACGATTTCCCCCTGTCGCGAACGCCCATCGATCCGCTTTCCACCGCCCCGGCCCTGGCCGCCCTGTTCATGCTCGTTCTGGCGACGGTATACGGCGCCAGACGGCATCGGCTGATGTCCTTTGCCGTTCTCTGGTTTCTGATCACCCTGTCCGTCGAATCCTCGGTCATCGGCCTGGCCCTGATCTATGAACACCGCACTTATCTGCCGTCGGTCTTCCCGCTGATCGCCATGACGGCACTTGCGGTCCGGCACCTCCGGCCCCGGCCAGCGGCCGTCGTTCTTCTGTGCGCCGCCATCGCCGTCAGCGGCCTCTGGACCTGGCGCAGAAACAGCATCTGGTGCGACGATCTCTCCTTCTGGCAGGACGCCGTCGCCAAATCCCCCGGATTGGCGATTCCCTATGTCAATCTCGGCATTATTTACAAGGACAAGGGTGAAATCGACCAGGCCATGGACTGCTATACCCGGGCATGGCAGCATTCCAAACCACAACAGGAAACGGCCGTCATCGCCCTGTCCAACAGCTGCGAACTGCTGCTGCTGCAAAACCGCTATAAGGAAGCAGCCGACTGTTCACAACAGGCCATCGCCGCTTATCCCGAGTTTGTGAATGCCCATCTCAATCTGGGCATCGCCATGATGCGCCTGGGGCGGACCGATGAGGCCATAAAAAGCAACCTCCGCGCCCTGGAAATACACCCGTATCTGGACAAAGCGTTCAATAACCTGGGAAACGCCTGGTTCATAAAAGGCGACACAGAACTGGCGCTGGCTTATTTCAATAAGACGCTGGCCGTCAACCCCTATCATCAGGGAGCAATCGCCAACATTAAAACCATCGAGAGAGTCGTCAGCAAATACGGCAGGGAAATCGACCGGTTGAAAACCGCCGCCCAGGCGCAACCTGAAAATTCGCAATTGGCCTATGAAACAGGACAGATCAGCCAGGCCGCCGGCATGACAGACCAGGCCGTCTTCTGGTATGAAAATGCCCTGACACTTGAGCCCGACCGGGCCTTATACCTTAATGCCCTGGGAAATGCATACGCCGACGCGGGCCGCATCGGCGATGCCGCGGAGATATTTGAAAAACTGGCGACACAGATATCGAACAAGGCGACCGTATTTTACAACCTGGCCTGTCTCTACGCGCGTCTGAATGAAAAAGAAAAAGCCTTAGAAAAGCTTCAAGAAGCCGTGGAAAACGGTTATAATAACTGGAACCATCTGGAAGCCGACAAGGATCTGGAGAACATCTCCGACACGACGTATTACCAAACGCTCCTGAAACGATAACCAAACAAACCGGCTTTACCCTCGGGAACGAACTCTTTATGACGGAACCATATGCCGACACCCCCTCCGTTTCCCGAACAATGGCGGCGATAATCCTGATGGCGGTTTTGGCGCTGCTGACCTACGCCAACACCTTTACCACGCCGTTTGTTTTCGATGATCTGCCCCATATCGTCGAGAACGCCCGGATCCGGTTCACGCCGTCCATTCCGGGAAGCGCCTCCCGCCTGATGGAAGTGCTCACCTCCACCCGGTCCCTGGCCTTCCTCACTTTTGCCCTCAATTACTATTTTCACGGGTATGACGTCCGGGGCTTTCATGCCGTCAACCTGATCATTCATCTCATCACGGCCCTGCTCGTGTTCCTGGTCGCCCGGCGCACCCTGCGCCTGTGCAATGCCGGAAACGACCCGGCCGCGCTGCTGGCCGCGGCCCTGTGGCTGGTCAACCCGGTTCACACCCAGTCGGTCACGTATATCGTCCAACGTATGAACGCCATGGCGGCCATGTTCTATATGCTGGCCCTGTACCTGTATATCCGGACACGGATGAAGACCGGCGGGAGCCACGGCCGCGTCCGGGACGCCCTGGGGTACGTCCTCTGCCTGGCGGCGACCGCCCTCGCCCTGGCCTCCAAGGAAAACGCCGTCACCCTGCCGGTGGTTCTGCTGCTGTATGAATGGTACTTCTTTCAGAACCTGGACCGGACCTGGCTGAAAAAGCAGCTTCCCTGGATGGGGATTGCGGCGGCCGCGGCCGCGGCGCTGGTCCTTTTTCTGATGCGGGAGACCTCCCTGGCCGGAATACTCAATGATCTCTACGACCAGCAGGGGTTCACCATGGGACAGCGGCTGTTGAGCGAAGCCGGCGTGGTCGTCTACTATATCAGCCTGCTGATCTTTCCCCACCCGGGCCGGCTGGTCATCAATTACGATTTCCCCCTGTCGCGAACGCCCATCGATCCCCTTTCCACCGCCCCGGCCCTGGCCGCCATGCTCATGCTTACCCTGGCGGCGGTGTACGGCGCCAGACGGCATCGGCTGATTTCCTTTGCCGTTCTCTGGTTTCTGATCACCCTGTCCGTCGAATCATCGGTCATCGGCCTGGCCCTGATCTATGAACACCGCACTTATCTGCCGTCGGTCTTCCCGCTGATCGCCATGACGGCATTGTTGTTCCACAGGCTGCCGGCGCAAAAGCGGTCTTTTATCATTTCAGGAGTCCTGATCGTCATCTGCGCCTTCTGGACACACCAGCGCAACGCCGTCTGGAATGATGCCGCAAGGTTCTGGCAGGACAGCCTGGCCAAAACACCGAACGATTCTAATACACACAACCACCTGGGAATCGCTTTAAGCCGGGCCGGACAATATGAGGCGGCCATCAGCCATTTCCGGATTGCCCTGCGCGCGATTGTTAATCCCGACGTTGCCAGTGTTCACAACAATCTTTGCGCTGCCCTGGTCGGGGCCGGGAGATACGCGGAGGCCATCGACCATTGCCGTGCTGCCCTGCGCCTGAACCCCGATTACGTCAACGCCCATTTTAACCTGGGATTCGCGCTTTATAAAACGGGGTGCCGCCTTGAAGCAATCAGGCATTACAGAACCGGTCTGCTGTCGGCACCGGACCCGAAAGATCCGAATCTGGTAAGTGTTTATAACAATTTGGGAGCGGCTTTAGCGGCCCAGGGCGAAATTGATGAGGCGGTTGTATTTTTTCATAAAGCGGTTGAACTTGATCCGGATAATATTGACGCGTGTTATAATCTGGGGGTAATCTTGAAGACTGAAAACCGCTTGACAGAGGGCCCGTAAAACCATGATCCGTTCTTACCCAGATAACAAACAGTCGCGGCTTCGATTGTTCGCAGGTGTCATTCTCCTGGCATTGACCGCTTTATTGACCTATGCCCATACCCTGGAAGCGCCTTTTTTGTTCGACGATATTCCCAATATTACTCAAAACCCCCATATCCGCATGACGGAGCCTTCCCTGGAGCGGATTATCGGCGCCACCAGAGGGCCCTGCCCGTTCAGGCCCGTGGCCAATTTCTCTTTCGCCCTGAATTATTACTTTTCCGGTTACGACACCACCGGCTATCACCTGACCAATATCACCATCCACCTGGCCATTGCCGTGCTGCTGTTTCTTATCGCCGGTCCCACCCTGCAATTGGCCGGGGTCAGAAGGGGCGCGATCCCGGAACTGGCTGCCGCGGCCTGGCTGATCCATCCCCTTAACGCGCAGTCCGTCACCTATATCATCCAGCGCATGAACTCCCTGGCGACCTTGTTCTTCATGCTGGGTCTGTACCTTTATATTCAGGCCCGGCTGACGCGGCAAAACGGCAGAGGAGATAAGGTAAAACGCCTTCTCCTGTTCTGCGGATGCGCGGTTTCAGGACTGCTGGCCGTTTTTTCCAAGGAAATTGCCGCCACTCTGCCGGTCTGCATATTCATGTACGAATGGTTTTTCTTCCGGAACCTGGACAGCGCCTGGCTGAAAACCCGGATCAAGTGGATCGTCCTGGTCGTGGCAGTCTTCCTATCCATCGCCATGCTGTACCTCAAAGGCGATCCTATCGGCGGCATCCTCGCCTCATACGACAAACAGCCGTTTACGCCGCTGCAACGGCTTCTGACCGAACCGCGGGTGATCGTCTACTATCTGTCACTGTTGTTCTTCCCGCACCCGTCCCGGCTTAACGTGGACTGTGATTTTCCGCTCTCCGTTTCATCGCTGGGACCGGCCGGCAGCGGTCTGGCCATGGCGGCCATTGCCGCGCTGCTGGCAGCGGCCTTTTACAAACCCGGACGGCACCGGCTGCTGTCTTTTTCCATTCTCTGGTTCCTGGGCAATCTGGTCATCGAATCCTCGGTGATCGGTCTGGCCATCATATTTCAGCACCGGACTTACCTGCCTTTCCTGTTTCCCGTTCTCCTCATTACGACACTCCTGCTCCGGCGTCTTCCCCGGCACGCGGCCGTCATCGGCTTTGGCCTGGTAATGATCACCGGCGGCGTCTGGACATATCAATACAATGCCTTATGGACCGACGCGCTCGATTTCTGGCGGGATTGCGCCGGCAAATCTCCACGGAAAGCCAGGCCTGCCCTTGGAGTCGGCATGGCCTTCCAGAAACACGATCAGCCGGAAAAGGCCCTGGAGTGGTTTCAGAAAGCGGCCCGGCTCGAACCTGATTACGATGAAGCCTACACCAATATCGGCGGGATCCTGGTCAACCTGGGACGCCCCGCCGCAGCCCTGCCGTATATGGAAAAAGCCATTTCCCTGGCGCCGGACAATCACGAGGCTTACAGCAACCTGGGTTCCGCCATGCAGCATCTGCA is part of the Thermodesulfobacteriota bacterium genome and harbors:
- a CDS encoding glycosyltransferase family 2 protein produces the protein MNVIVTLTALNEAKNIGRVITAIRESGYGCILVDDGSTDNTREIAASLGAAVIRHAVNLGQGYAVLTSFKAALTEDCDIIIEMDADGQHDPAQIPRFIEKLETTRADIVVGSRILGSNYSTAPFFRRTFLPYFTWIINRLSGYTMTDSMCGFRAFRKESLVRVAGLLNDMLEPQYLAAEMFLRFARAGLTVAEVPIDLKERSSGISYKGLARYGFGVIKAITRVLVDKSYRHLRQPCE
- a CDS encoding DUF2304 domain-containing protein, whose translation is MRITPVTVFIAFFAVLIIAVVLSKIKKETIGIRSAVVWLCLMSGIGFFGLFPELLDWFIRLVHLEERLLFVLLSAIFILLALIFNLSTRFDRMERNWAKTIQELALLTYQLEKKDKESKK
- a CDS encoding radical SAM protein, translated to MNAGLNNCRILLLNPRISGDVRYGKFKSVGSYLPPYGLLSIAGVLEEKGHIVRVIDADTQQGLTLDNIRKIIVDFKPDIIGMTAYSIARRQVIDTAVFIKSISPAVIVVGGPHVIVFPEDLADCDSIDILAYGEGEYTMSDIADYYLSLKDISQIDGILYRKDGQVIKTKNREFISDLDSLPYPAYHLLDNLEDYKPMQLLYKRLPMVTFITGRGCPFNCIFCNSIWGKKIRLNSPEYIAGFIRKMVRDHHIREILFYEDTFLIDKKRIEILCDILINENIKIVWSCSANVRTVDKPILLKMKQAGCWLISFGIESGNNDVLKFIKKPLTVEESRQACRWANEAGLKIRGFFIIGHLVDTRQTIRDTINLAKSLPLFTVNICILQLLPGSKVREIAHDYGEVNYDLSLGTGHPGDTLSFVPKGLTVEYLHKMQRQAYFEFFVRPVQVWRLVRSIDSLEDVKKYVVLLRTFLGLYL
- a CDS encoding lysylphosphatidylglycerol synthase transmembrane domain-containing protein, which encodes MIFKYIIRILFSCLILVYISGKVDWRIIAEILSRTDMFWYFLSTGVMLVCAFIATAKFHRLIRKTHLSLSMARLMVIFFIGQFFALFLPMAVGTEAVRWYKVTRGKQGKSFFLAVTAYERILFVLTMIGFGLIPLLFDHGTPGITVLRDRLIPLALGAGTILMGGWLYLFNAKVQSVTNRFLKKTLHLKESSRLYLLMNNLELKDRSWKLLGLLFFLTVCWQIFYIVRIYFLFFAMGLSFGIVQAAWMGSLVLMIQVLPVTFAGLGLREGAYAYLFTLYGLPSEQGVVVGLLFFTQMLVFAFIGGILNLLEK
- a CDS encoding tetratricopeptide repeat protein, which translates into the protein MLNHHLTVTPSPVSGFGRVLRLLPAVIILAALALVTYANTFTAPFVFDDLPHITENPCIRVSEITPGAMIRILDSRLITRPLANFSLAVNFFFHQYDVRGYHAVNLAIHIITALLVMLVARETLRLGGYDTTWTPLLAAALWLVNPVHTQSVTYIVQRMNSMAALFYLLALYLYIRARMNAGSSQGRSILLYALCLTAAVLALASKENAATLIVVLPLYEWFFFYRPGTARPKHWLFGTELAAAFLIALAILYLGLNPDMLHGRFNRLGFTMGQRLLTEAGVVIYYVSLIFFPHPARLNLDPDFPLSRAMTAPLSTFPAMIALGLMLAAALYGARRHRLCSFAALWFLITLSIESSVLPLALIYEHRTYLPSVFPLIALTAFADRHIRPQFAAVVLLSLCIGVCGFWTYRRNAVWTDAIRLWQDTAAKSPGQARPYCNIGSELLLAGKPGEAIAPLARGLVLDPYYTDIHNAMAIACHLTGNDEKALAHCRAALDTDPGHLEALNTMGFILREQGNLDQARERFDRVLEQTPDNFEALMNLGLIERARKDIPGAVSWFQKAVAIHPANDQALYYLSSSLAQSGRTDEAIEYLQKARKLSPNDPALIWEMVLIFSEAGNYGKAAEWMETLVALQAGNPKLLYNLACLYALQHDRSRAVETLRKAVDGGYNDWPRLRTDKDLENIRGTTYYQNLIQNH
- a CDS encoding tetratricopeptide repeat protein — translated: MATSSFNKFNSLHTGAAIILMAVLALLTYANTFTTPFVFDDLPHIVENARIRFTPSIPGSASRLMEVLTSTRSLAFLTFALNYYFHGYDVRGFHAVNLIIHLITALLVFLVARRTLRLCNAGNDPAALLAAALWLVNPVHTQSVTYIVQRMNAMAAMFYMLALYLYIRTRMKTGGSHGRVRDALGYVLCLAATALALASKENAVTLPVVLLLYEWYFFQNLDRTWLKKQLPWMGIAAAAAAALVLFLMRETSLAGILNDLYDQQGFTMGQRLLSEAGVVVYYISLLIFPHPGRLVINYDFPLSRTPIDPLSTAPALAALFMLVLATVYGARRHRLMSFAVLWFLITLSVESSVIGLALIYEHRTYLPSVFPLIAMTALAVRHLRPRPAAVVLLCAAIAVSGLWTWRRNSIWCDDLSFWQDAVAKSPGLAIPYVNLGIIYKDKGEIDQAMDCYTRAWQHSKPQQETAVIALSNSCELLLLQNRYKEAADCSQQAIAAYPEFVNAHLNLGIAMMRLGRTDEAIKSNLRALEIHPYLDKAFNNLGNAWFIKGDTELALAYFNKTLAVNPYHQGAIANIKTIERVVSKYGREIDRLKTAAQAQPENSQLAYETGQISQAAGMTDQAVFWYENALTLEPDRALYLNALGNAYADAGRIGDAAEIFEKLATQISNKATVFYNLACLYARLNEKEKALEKLQEAVENGYNNWNHLEADKDLENISDTTYYQTLLKR
- a CDS encoding tetratricopeptide repeat protein is translated as MTEPYADTPSVSRTMAAIILMAVLALLTYANTFTTPFVFDDLPHIVENARIRFTPSIPGSASRLMEVLTSTRSLAFLTFALNYYFHGYDVRGFHAVNLIIHLITALLVFLVARRTLRLCNAGNDPAALLAAALWLVNPVHTQSVTYIVQRMNAMAAMFYMLALYLYIRTRMKTGGSHGRVRDALGYVLCLAATALALASKENAVTLPVVLLLYEWYFFQNLDRTWLKKQLPWMGIAAAAAAALVLFLMRETSLAGILNDLYDQQGFTMGQRLLSEAGVVVYYISLLIFPHPGRLVINYDFPLSRTPIDPLSTAPALAAMLMLTLAAVYGARRHRLISFAVLWFLITLSVESSVIGLALIYEHRTYLPSVFPLIAMTALLFHRLPAQKRSFIISGVLIVICAFWTHQRNAVWNDAARFWQDSLAKTPNDSNTHNHLGIALSRAGQYEAAISHFRIALRAIVNPDVASVHNNLCAALVGAGRYAEAIDHCRAALRLNPDYVNAHFNLGFALYKTGCRLEAIRHYRTGLLSAPDPKDPNLVSVYNNLGAALAAQGEIDEAVVFFHKAVELDPDNIDACYNLGVILKTENRLTEGP
- a CDS encoding tetratricopeptide repeat protein; translation: MIRSYPDNKQSRLRLFAGVILLALTALLTYAHTLEAPFLFDDIPNITQNPHIRMTEPSLERIIGATRGPCPFRPVANFSFALNYYFSGYDTTGYHLTNITIHLAIAVLLFLIAGPTLQLAGVRRGAIPELAAAAWLIHPLNAQSVTYIIQRMNSLATLFFMLGLYLYIQARLTRQNGRGDKVKRLLLFCGCAVSGLLAVFSKEIAATLPVCIFMYEWFFFRNLDSAWLKTRIKWIVLVVAVFLSIAMLYLKGDPIGGILASYDKQPFTPLQRLLTEPRVIVYYLSLLFFPHPSRLNVDCDFPLSVSSLGPAGSGLAMAAIAALLAAAFYKPGRHRLLSFSILWFLGNLVIESSVIGLAIIFQHRTYLPFLFPVLLITTLLLRRLPRHAAVIGFGLVMITGGVWTYQYNALWTDALDFWRDCAGKSPRKARPALGVGMAFQKHDQPEKALEWFQKAARLEPDYDEAYTNIGGILVNLGRPAAALPYMEKAISLAPDNHEAYSNLGSAMQHLQRLDEAIVYYQKALHIYPDYETAHNNLGAVLIKKGDLEGARYHIEWAIRINPEYDEAYNNLGLVMSQLGRIDEAIGYYEQALRLNPKNDTTHFNLGTAWFQRQDLERASQHLVQADRLNPGSVLVLNNLSTVLVMQGRYAEAIPFLTRLADLLPGNPIASYNLACAFALQGKKEAAVAELKKAVDMGYDRWDHLKSDPDLKNIHDTDYFQGLFPDREATILKN